The following coding sequences lie in one Candidatus Dependentiae bacterium genomic window:
- a CDS encoding PhoH family protein — protein MTNKCKDVLASGTHPGSELKKIFVLDTNVLLHDPDSLFAFQSAVVGIPYVVLEELDTFKREAGELGRNAREAIRKLDELRTQGCLGVGVELNHNSNAVLKVYPTPKLTFSQENNYSLKDNLIIQTVMDIAKEGYEVKLITKDINVRVKADVLGLDSEDYTKGTISYSDFYTGWIRVPVAPNDLRSMTPRRLATVVATDTLMPNQFVILESESNQYNYRLFRYLGDTTFKEVQNITLMQSFQAKNIQQLMALDLLMDDSVQLITLLGPAGTGKTFLTLLAGLYKVAYEKVYRRFLVTRPVVALGADVGYLPGDLQEKLHYWMQPVHDNLEFIFSQMMRGAEEQYNLGAKNKSKAKDGKKDRRHSHDSNHSHGGLPHMESHTVERLQQKGILSLEAITYMRGRSIPYQFVFIDEVQNLTPHEVKTIVSRAGEGTKVILAGDPYQIDSPYLDFTSNGLTVTAEKFKDQKISGTVFLEISERSELAKLAAEIL, from the coding sequence ATGACAAACAAATGCAAAGATGTTCTTGCATCAGGAACCCACCCAGGTAGCGAGCTGAAAAAAATCTTTGTTCTTGATACAAACGTCTTACTTCACGACCCTGATTCTCTTTTTGCCTTTCAAAGTGCTGTGGTTGGGATTCCTTATGTCGTCCTTGAAGAGCTTGACACCTTCAAACGCGAAGCAGGGGAACTTGGCCGCAACGCTCGAGAAGCAATCAGAAAATTGGATGAACTCCGAACCCAAGGATGTCTTGGAGTCGGCGTTGAACTCAACCACAATAGCAACGCAGTTCTCAAGGTATACCCCACTCCCAAACTCACTTTCTCTCAAGAAAATAACTACAGTCTCAAAGATAATCTCATCATCCAAACCGTTATGGACATCGCAAAAGAAGGCTATGAAGTCAAACTGATTACCAAGGATATTAACGTACGCGTCAAAGCCGATGTTTTAGGGCTTGACTCAGAAGATTACACAAAGGGGACAATTAGTTATTCCGATTTTTATACAGGTTGGATACGAGTTCCTGTTGCTCCGAATGATTTACGGTCAATGACCCCCCGACGACTTGCAACCGTTGTAGCAACCGACACGCTCATGCCAAACCAGTTCGTTATTCTTGAAAGCGAAAGTAACCAATACAATTATCGCTTGTTCCGTTACTTAGGTGATACGACCTTTAAAGAGGTGCAGAACATCACGCTCATGCAAAGCTTTCAAGCAAAAAACATTCAACAGCTTATGGCTCTAGATCTGCTTATGGATGACTCGGTACAGCTCATCACGCTCCTCGGACCAGCTGGAACTGGTAAAACATTTTTAACCTTGCTTGCAGGACTTTATAAAGTTGCTTATGAAAAAGTTTACCGTCGCTTTTTGGTAACAAGGCCGGTTGTTGCATTGGGTGCAGACGTTGGTTACCTGCCCGGCGATTTGCAAGAAAAACTCCACTACTGGATGCAACCGGTGCACGATAACTTAGAGTTTATCTTCAGCCAAATGATGCGAGGAGCCGAAGAGCAATACAACTTGGGTGCCAAAAACAAATCAAAAGCAAAAGATGGCAAAAAGGATCGCCGCCATTCGCATGACAGCAATCATTCCCACGGCGGACTTCCACACATGGAATCTCATACCGTAGAACGACTTCAACAAAAAGGTATTTTGAGCCTGGAGGCAATTACGTACATGCGCGGCCGTTCAATTCCCTATCAATTTGTATTCATTGATGAAGTGCAAAACTTAACGCCGCACGAGGTAAAAACTATTGTCAGCCGAGCGGGAGAAGGAACCAAGGTTATTCTTGCAGGCGACCCTTACCAAATCGATTCGCCCTATCTTGATTTCACGAGCAACGGGCTGACCGTTACTGCTGAAAAATTTAAAGATCAAAAAATTTCAGGAACTGTATTCTTAGAGATTAGCGAACGCTCTGAGCTTGCTAAGCTTGCTGCAGAGATTCTATAA
- the cmk gene encoding (d)CMP kinase encodes MIITIDGPGASGKSSVAQEIARKLGIHHFSTGLLYRAVAYVVMYFVHSDSSNNHAVDIQNIDLSFVSEIQFRFKDGHGLVFFKGIDITEFLFDEALSQSASALSALPEVRHRLLDVQRAVAKDYDVIVDGRDCGSVVFPDADFKFFLTASVESRVQRILKDPNRAHAGHDEQYVSGQLIARDQRDSTRAIAPLVVPQDAVIIDSSDLTFHQTVDKFLEIITKKAG; translated from the coding sequence ATGATAATTACTATCGATGGCCCGGGTGCAAGTGGTAAAAGCTCTGTGGCACAAGAAATTGCTCGAAAGCTCGGCATTCATCACTTTTCAACAGGGCTTTTGTACCGAGCTGTTGCTTATGTGGTGATGTATTTTGTGCATTCAGATAGCTCAAACAATCATGCAGTTGATATTCAAAATATCGATTTGAGCTTTGTCTCAGAAATACAATTTCGCTTTAAAGATGGGCATGGTTTAGTTTTTTTTAAAGGTATTGATATTACGGAGTTTCTTTTTGATGAAGCTTTGAGTCAGTCTGCGTCAGCATTGAGCGCATTGCCTGAAGTGAGGCATCGACTGCTTGATGTACAGCGTGCTGTTGCCAAAGATTATGATGTTATAGTTGATGGTCGTGATTGTGGCTCGGTGGTTTTTCCGGATGCTGATTTTAAATTTTTTCTGACCGCAAGCGTTGAGTCTCGTGTGCAACGGATTTTAAAAGACCCTAATCGTGCTCATGCTGGGCATGATGAGCAGTATGTAAGTGGTCAGTTGATTGCACGCGATCAACGTGATAGCACGCGTGCAATTGCCCCGTTGGTTGTTCCGCAAGATGCGGTGATCATTGATAGTTCTGATTTAACGTTTCATCAAACGGTTGATAAATTTCTAGAAATTATCACAAAAAAAGCAGGCTGA
- the mutS gene encoding DNA mismatch repair protein MutS, protein MEKTVPEKLTPLMQQYFDIKQQFTDTLLFFQVGDFYELFFDDAKIASAFLAITLTKRGKNNGADIPLCGVPIHALDHYLVKLIRGGFKVALCDQLTKPQPGTVVQRGITRVFTPGTLIDAGMLDDKSASYLLTFYPLPDRWGILFTELLTAQLFATTVPADSYRHIEAELIRFFPDEIILPKLKKIEHFDTYFKKMGYCTSFIDAHIQANDVQSEEEPKSSESQAWIEQQFPAQAVRTIHQQPAFEQSLTTLYHYLKRNQSASLEQFKSIQFYEPDDYLILDLATQKNLEIINNTQDGGRKNTLFSVLDHAKTPMGSRTIKKWLSRPLVQKTSIIQRQEVVKELVSNFELTRKLDDNLSNIADIERIIGRIALTRATLHDYSALKNSLSLMPKIKQLLSKLAHVPLAQAIAEKIADFTPLVQLLELSANDDTALSYTIKPGFDLELDRLRGLSTNGHEAILALEQQERIRTGISSLKIGYTHQTGYYIEITNPNLDKVPADFMAQQTMVGRKRFISQQLKALEVEILQATAQIEQLEATIFARVKLEVAHYLAPLRHAAQSIAYLDGLFGFAAAAHHNRYITPEFNDRQEIIISAGRHPVVEESLGHLFVPNNTNLTIDESLWVITGPNMGGKSTYLRQVGLICIMAQCGSLVPAQAASLPILDRIFTRIGSGDNVAQGKSTFLVEMEETAVICTQATSKSLVILDEVGRGTSTFDGIALAQAIIEHIFTQITAKCLFATHYHELTELAAMHPGIKNYHLASTKKGDQLLFLHKIEPGVAPGSFGLDVAKLAGLPHSITQRAKTILHQLQATSEAHQKPTQQSFLYHAAHTTSIDSDEEQLHQTIRNLELQVTQQQELLAQLTNLDINNLTPRQALEFIWDLKEKLNEKD, encoded by the coding sequence ATGGAAAAAACAGTACCGGAAAAATTAACCCCGCTCATGCAGCAATACTTCGACATAAAACAGCAGTTCACCGATACTCTCTTGTTCTTTCAAGTAGGTGATTTTTACGAGCTTTTTTTTGATGATGCAAAAATTGCTTCCGCATTTCTTGCGATCACTTTGACCAAGCGGGGCAAAAATAACGGCGCTGATATTCCGCTGTGTGGTGTTCCTATTCATGCACTTGATCATTATCTGGTGAAATTGATCAGAGGTGGTTTTAAGGTTGCACTGTGCGATCAACTCACCAAACCGCAACCGGGCACCGTTGTGCAACGGGGGATAACACGTGTTTTTACTCCTGGAACACTCATCGATGCCGGCATGCTTGACGATAAATCAGCATCGTACCTGCTCACTTTTTATCCACTACCCGACCGCTGGGGCATTTTATTTACCGAACTGTTAACCGCACAACTTTTTGCAACGACAGTCCCTGCCGATTCATACCGACACATCGAAGCGGAACTTATCCGCTTTTTTCCCGATGAAATCATTTTGCCCAAGCTCAAAAAAATTGAACATTTCGATACCTACTTCAAAAAAATGGGCTACTGTACCAGCTTTATTGATGCACACATTCAAGCAAACGATGTGCAGAGTGAGGAAGAACCAAAAAGCTCAGAATCTCAAGCATGGATTGAGCAGCAATTCCCTGCGCAAGCGGTCCGCACAATTCACCAGCAACCGGCGTTTGAACAATCACTCACCACGCTCTATCACTATTTAAAAAGAAATCAAAGCGCTTCGCTTGAACAGTTCAAATCGATTCAATTTTATGAACCGGATGATTACCTAATTCTTGATTTGGCAACACAAAAAAATCTTGAAATCATTAATAACACACAAGATGGCGGAAGAAAGAACACACTCTTTTCAGTACTTGATCACGCAAAAACTCCGATGGGTTCTCGAACGATTAAAAAATGGCTCTCACGCCCACTGGTGCAAAAAACAAGTATTATTCAACGACAAGAGGTGGTTAAAGAGCTTGTCTCAAATTTTGAACTCACAAGAAAGCTTGATGATAATCTATCAAACATTGCTGATATCGAGCGCATTATTGGCAGAATTGCACTCACGCGTGCCACCCTTCACGACTACAGCGCGCTCAAAAACTCACTATCACTCATGCCTAAAATTAAGCAGCTCCTGAGCAAATTGGCGCATGTTCCGCTTGCGCAAGCAATCGCCGAAAAAATTGCTGACTTTACACCGCTGGTACAGTTGCTTGAATTAAGCGCTAATGATGACACAGCGTTGAGTTACACCATTAAGCCTGGGTTTGACTTAGAGCTTGATCGACTTCGGGGCTTGTCGACCAATGGTCATGAAGCAATTTTAGCGCTGGAACAGCAAGAACGAATACGTACTGGAATTTCAAGTTTAAAAATTGGTTACACACATCAAACCGGTTATTACATAGAAATTACCAATCCGAACCTGGACAAAGTTCCTGCAGACTTCATGGCCCAACAAACTATGGTTGGACGCAAGCGTTTTATCTCTCAACAGCTCAAAGCACTTGAAGTTGAAATTTTGCAAGCCACTGCACAAATCGAACAACTTGAAGCCACCATATTTGCACGCGTTAAATTAGAAGTTGCGCACTATCTTGCTCCGCTTCGCCATGCAGCACAAAGCATTGCCTACCTTGATGGGCTTTTTGGTTTTGCAGCTGCAGCACACCACAATCGTTATATCACACCGGAGTTTAATGACCGACAAGAGATTATAATTTCAGCTGGTCGACATCCCGTTGTTGAAGAAAGCTTAGGTCATCTTTTTGTCCCCAATAACACCAACTTGACTATCGATGAATCACTTTGGGTCATCACTGGTCCAAATATGGGCGGTAAATCAACGTATCTGCGCCAAGTGGGCTTAATTTGTATCATGGCACAATGTGGAAGCCTTGTTCCTGCCCAAGCTGCAAGCTTACCAATCCTTGACCGAATTTTTACACGCATTGGGTCAGGTGATAATGTTGCTCAGGGGAAAAGTACCTTCCTCGTTGAGATGGAAGAAACAGCGGTTATTTGCACGCAAGCAACATCAAAAAGCTTGGTGATTCTAGACGAAGTTGGACGCGGCACCAGTACCTTTGATGGCATTGCACTGGCTCAAGCAATTATCGAACACATCTTTACTCAGATTACAGCAAAGTGTCTTTTTGCAACGCATTATCACGAGCTCACTGAACTTGCGGCAATGCATCCGGGCATTAAAAATTACCACTTGGCCAGTACCAAAAAAGGAGACCAGTTATTATTTTTGCATAAAATTGAACCGGGAGTTGCACCCGGAAGTTTTGGACTTGATGTTGCCAAGCTTGCGGGACTGCCGCATTCAATCACTCAGCGAGCAAAAACCATTTTGCATCAACTCCAAGCTACAAGCGAAGCTCACCAAAAACCTACGCAACAATCATTTTTGTATCACGCTGCACATACAACCTCGATAGATTCTGATGAAGAACAGCTCCATCAAACAATCAGAAATCTTGAACTCCAAGTCACACAACAGCAAGAGCTCCTTGCTCAACTCACCAATCTTGATATCAATAATTTGACTCCTCGACAGGCGCTCGAATTTATCTGGGATCTTAAAGAGAAATTGAACGAAAAAGATTAA
- a CDS encoding protein serine/threonine phosphatase 2C family protein yields MINQSLFFIAFFAITFSTSTITPLSLVHGSWSAQGERTSQQDRYVSNTFGIEDKQVYCFGIFDGHGQVRMGHLVAQYAQNHLHNELAPKVVSLFQSNNLHRVPDLIQESFQEFDKDLKNKNPNFTFNSGTTATTIMIIEDHCIVANVGDSQAYLQVSNLMAPQVLTENHVLNENFCKQFEKSDTTYLEKRVTTEIFYQDFPFNQENCIRRIHHNTYIVAQYDNERGAYESLLNLSRTLGDSLFFPHVTALPFVQNFSLTPEHQFIIIASDGLWDNMTGKAATNFVLAYLQENDMNIQTITPDQAQTIAQALVDASLTISKHDNTTATIIFFQHTP; encoded by the coding sequence ATGATCAACCAATCATTATTTTTTATTGCATTTTTTGCTATCACATTTTCTACATCAACGATAACACCTCTTTCACTTGTTCACGGCTCATGGAGTGCACAAGGTGAACGAACGAGCCAGCAAGACAGATATGTAAGTAATACGTTTGGTATTGAGGATAAACAAGTCTATTGCTTTGGTATTTTCGATGGCCATGGCCAGGTTCGCATGGGACACCTTGTTGCTCAGTATGCACAAAATCACCTACACAATGAACTTGCACCAAAAGTAGTGTCACTCTTCCAATCAAACAACTTACACCGCGTACCAGATCTCATTCAAGAATCATTTCAAGAATTTGATAAAGATTTAAAAAACAAGAATCCTAATTTTACTTTTAATAGCGGAACAACCGCAACAACGATAATGATCATCGAAGATCACTGTATTGTTGCAAACGTTGGTGACTCGCAAGCGTATCTTCAGGTATCCAATTTAATGGCGCCACAAGTCCTCACAGAAAATCATGTTCTTAATGAAAATTTTTGCAAACAATTTGAGAAATCTGATACTACTTATTTAGAAAAAAGAGTTACTACAGAAATCTTTTACCAAGACTTTCCATTTAATCAAGAAAATTGCATCCGAAGAATCCATCACAATACTTACATTGTTGCTCAATACGATAATGAGAGAGGAGCCTATGAAAGCTTATTAAATTTGTCACGAACTCTTGGCGACTCACTCTTTTTCCCGCACGTAACGGCTCTTCCATTCGTACAAAACTTCTCTTTAACGCCAGAGCACCAGTTTATTATCATTGCAAGTGATGGCTTGTGGGATAATATGACCGGCAAAGCAGCAACAAATTTTGTACTAGCCTACCTTCAAGAAAATGATATGAATATACAGACAATAACACCTGACCAGGCACAAACCATAGCACAAGCACTTGTAGACGCATCACTTACAATCAGCAAGCACGATAATACAACTGCAACCATTATCTTTTTTCAACACACTCCATAA
- a CDS encoding endonuclease III, with protein MIMIREEIIRILAKKTVAYVQPLINSIIDEYGKNPYLILIGCLLSLRAKDISTIHVCRDLFSRVKTPQELLALPEDDLRKIIFKTGFYQNKARVLREVSRTIIEAFDGRVPDTYEQLISIKGVGPKTANLVLGMAFDVPSICVDTHVHRISNRLGLIKTKTVEQTEVELKRLLDKKDWITWNKLLVIWGQNICAPISPKCSQCAISHVCKKVGVTQSR; from the coding sequence TTGATTATGATCAGAGAAGAGATTATCAGAATTTTGGCTAAGAAGACGGTTGCGTATGTACAGCCCTTGATTAATAGCATCATCGATGAGTATGGCAAAAATCCTTACCTTATCTTGATCGGCTGTTTACTCAGTCTGCGTGCGAAGGATATTTCGACCATTCATGTTTGCAGGGACCTATTTAGTCGGGTGAAAACCCCTCAGGAGCTCTTGGCTCTTCCAGAAGATGATCTTAGGAAAATCATCTTTAAAACGGGCTTTTATCAAAATAAAGCTCGAGTACTGCGTGAGGTTTCCCGCACGATTATTGAGGCGTTTGATGGTAGGGTGCCTGACACCTATGAACAGCTTATTTCTATTAAAGGTGTAGGTCCTAAAACTGCAAATTTAGTATTAGGGATGGCGTTTGACGTGCCAAGCATCTGTGTCGACACTCATGTGCATCGTATTTCAAACCGCCTAGGGCTTATCAAGACCAAGACGGTTGAGCAGACAGAGGTTGAGCTGAAAAGGCTTTTGGATAAGAAAGATTGGATTACCTGGAATAAACTGTTGGTGATTTGGGGCCAGAATATCTGTGCACCTATCTCACCCAAGTGCAGCCAGTGCGCTATCAGCCATGTGTGTAAAAAGGTTGGAGTTACTCAAAGTAGATAA
- a CDS encoding tyrosine-type recombinase/integrase, whose protein sequence is MNLEMFKGKIKDFIAFLEVEKNSSLHTVRAYQSDLKQLYQFWLLIEEKEKAIKHSFDKIMRRFATSLFYKKISKRSLARKLSCLRSFQNFLKAQGIKLGMQIKSPRPDKKLPITLSVDEIFYLLDSLKNETLPTKYPLRDKTIFELIYATGVRCSELVGITLSDINFEERTIKVMGKGRKERLVLFGSKAETSLHSYLHDERPRLLKNKIEKHLFLNNNGGQLTQRSVQRIFEMFRKFLKVDRKLSPHKIRHSFATHLLNQGVDLRIIQELLGHKTIATTEIYTHVSNQHLAQMCDEKHPLNNLDYLVLDHES, encoded by the coding sequence ATGAACTTAGAAATGTTCAAAGGTAAAATTAAAGATTTTATCGCATTTCTTGAAGTTGAAAAAAACTCCTCACTTCATACCGTGCGCGCCTACCAAAGCGACCTCAAACAACTGTACCAGTTTTGGCTCTTAATCGAAGAAAAGGAAAAAGCGATCAAACACTCGTTTGATAAGATTATGCGCCGTTTTGCAACCTCTCTTTTTTATAAAAAGATCTCAAAACGGTCACTTGCCCGTAAACTGTCCTGTTTACGTTCATTTCAGAACTTTTTGAAAGCACAGGGCATTAAGCTGGGAATGCAGATTAAATCACCACGCCCAGACAAAAAGCTCCCTATTACCTTGAGCGTTGACGAGATTTTTTACTTGCTCGATTCGCTAAAAAATGAGACACTACCTACGAAGTATCCTTTACGTGACAAGACAATCTTTGAACTCATCTATGCAACAGGGGTTCGCTGTTCAGAACTAGTCGGAATCACCTTGAGCGACATCAACTTTGAGGAACGAACTATTAAAGTTATGGGAAAAGGTAGAAAAGAACGCTTAGTTCTTTTTGGCTCAAAGGCTGAAACAAGCCTGCACAGTTACTTACACGACGAACGCCCTCGCTTGCTCAAAAATAAAATAGAAAAACACCTTTTTTTAAATAATAATGGGGGACAACTCACCCAGCGCTCGGTACAGCGCATTTTTGAAATGTTTCGTAAATTTTTAAAAGTCGACAGAAAACTTTCGCCTCACAAGATTCGTCACTCATTTGCTACTCATTTGCTGAATCAGGGTGTTGATTTGCGCATAATACAAGAGCTGCTTGGGCATAAAACAATTGCAACCACGGAAATATACACACATGTTTCAAACCAGCATCTGGCTCAAATGTGTGACGAAAAGCACCCGCTTAATAACCTTGATTACTTAGTATTGGACCATGAATCATGA
- a CDS encoding class I SAM-dependent methyltransferase, translated as MIILTPPPFNEYELLDSGNGYRLERFGANIVARPDASCVWKQAQPENQWEQANAYFKKLPDGKSMWQKSMFKEEWFFKIPPFSKTAKHSIVASLRLAPSVKNIGIFPENVAHWPWIAHRLSKRKNANVLNLFGYTGLTTLFMANLGASVCHVDASKPSVEWAKRNQDLSKMNDAAIRWIVDDCTKFVHREVKRGMKYDAIIMDPPAFGRDNKGNVFEFEKRIGDLLELCKKALSPRPLFFVFNGYSMGYSSTVLANLLNDHFPEQQIEHGELHLREVNDERSLPCSIFARF; from the coding sequence ATGATCATTCTTACTCCCCCTCCTTTTAATGAATACGAATTGTTGGACTCAGGCAATGGCTATCGCCTTGAACGCTTTGGGGCCAATATTGTTGCACGTCCGGATGCAAGCTGCGTTTGGAAGCAAGCTCAACCTGAAAACCAATGGGAACAGGCTAACGCTTACTTTAAAAAGCTTCCTGATGGTAAAAGCATGTGGCAAAAATCAATGTTCAAAGAAGAGTGGTTTTTTAAGATTCCACCATTCAGTAAAACTGCAAAACACTCAATTGTTGCATCATTACGCCTTGCGCCATCAGTTAAAAATATCGGCATTTTCCCAGAAAACGTTGCTCACTGGCCATGGATCGCACACCGACTGAGCAAACGCAAAAATGCAAATGTTCTCAACTTATTCGGTTACACCGGCCTAACGACCCTTTTCATGGCAAATCTTGGAGCAAGCGTATGTCACGTTGACGCTTCAAAGCCATCAGTCGAATGGGCAAAGCGCAATCAAGATTTAAGCAAGATGAATGACGCGGCTATTCGATGGATTGTCGACGACTGCACCAAATTTGTGCACCGTGAAGTAAAACGTGGCATGAAATATGATGCTATTATCATGGATCCACCAGCATTTGGACGAGACAACAAAGGTAATGTCTTTGAATTTGAAAAGCGCATTGGCGATCTGCTTGAGCTGTGCAAAAAAGCACTGAGTCCTCGCCCATTGTTCTTTGTTTTCAACGGCTACTCAATGGGATATTCGTCAACCGTTCTTGCAAACTTGCTCAACGATCATTTCCCTGAGCAACAGATTGAACATGGTGAATTGCACCTGAGAGAAGTAAACGATGAGCGTTCACTCCCCTGCTCAATTTTTGCACGATTTTAA
- the trpS gene encoding tryptophan--tRNA ligase gives MSAKKIILTGDRPTGPLHLGHYVGSLKNRVALQHDYEQYVMLADVQALTDNFETPEKVRASVLEVVLDYLSVGIDPAVSTIFLQSMIGPIAELTIFYLNLVTVARLERNPTVKDEIRQKGFGSNVTAGFLCYPVSQAADITIFGAHLVPVGHDQLPMIEQTAEIVRKFNRIYGEVLVEPEALVPATAGRLPGLDGKAKMSKSLGNAIYLSDSADEVKRKVMTMYTDPEHIHVADPGKVEGNMVFAYLDIFDDRTEEVAELKAHYERGGLGDVTLKKRLIEVLNTFLEPLRVKRAQFAQDPAQVLEIVRQGTLKANALAEQTLARVKQAMKIDYFR, from the coding sequence ATGTCCGCAAAAAAAATAATTCTTACCGGTGACCGCCCAACAGGTCCCTTGCACCTTGGCCATTATGTCGGTTCACTCAAAAATCGTGTAGCCCTGCAACACGACTACGAACAATATGTGATGCTTGCCGATGTGCAGGCGTTGACTGACAATTTCGAAACACCAGAAAAAGTGCGCGCAAGTGTTCTTGAAGTCGTGCTTGATTATTTGTCGGTAGGAATCGATCCTGCAGTTTCCACTATTTTTTTGCAATCAATGATTGGGCCTATTGCTGAGCTGACCATTTTCTATTTAAATTTGGTCACGGTTGCTCGGCTTGAGCGTAACCCAACAGTTAAAGATGAGATCAGGCAAAAGGGATTTGGCTCGAATGTAACGGCAGGCTTTTTGTGCTATCCGGTAAGCCAGGCTGCTGATATAACTATCTTTGGCGCGCATCTTGTTCCTGTTGGGCATGATCAATTACCTATGATTGAGCAGACTGCTGAAATTGTACGCAAATTTAATAGAATTTATGGTGAGGTCTTAGTGGAACCTGAGGCGCTTGTTCCTGCAACTGCAGGCAGATTACCCGGCCTTGATGGCAAAGCTAAGATGAGTAAGTCACTTGGTAATGCTATTTATCTTTCGGATTCTGCTGATGAGGTAAAGCGCAAGGTCATGACCATGTACACTGACCCTGAGCACATTCATGTTGCTGATCCAGGTAAGGTTGAGGGCAACATGGTCTTTGCGTATCTTGATATTTTTGATGATAGAACTGAAGAAGTTGCTGAGTTAAAGGCTCATTATGAGCGTGGTGGCTTGGGCGACGTAACACTTAAAAAGCGTCTTATCGAAGTACTCAATACTTTCTTAGAGCCTCTGCGCGTTAAGCGTGCACAGTTTGCGCAAGATCCGGCACAAGTTTTGGAAATTGTGCGTCAGGGTACCCTGAAAGCAAATGCTCTGGCAGAGCAGACGCTTGCCAGGGTTAAGCAAGCAATGAAAATCGATTATTTTAGATAA